One region of Bacillota bacterium genomic DNA includes:
- a CDS encoding DegV family protein: MARIKIVTDSTADIPEEVARDLGLTVVPLTVFFGTEGFLDGVELKAKEFYPKLVASPHHPKTSQPSPADFIAVYSALKNEADTIISIHLSSHLSGTCQSALLAKGMVEGVDIEVVDTRGASMSLGVTVVEAARAVRAGWSKDQVMALIERKAKEVHVFFSVDTLEYLRRNGRIGKAAALLGSLLNIKPILWLEDGVVAPYEKVRGQGRVIPRLVELIQEKMGPEKQVRVAIVHANCRDHADRLLEAIKGVFEVDEATINFIGPVIGANVGPGTLAVVFYGLGGLAPRA; the protein is encoded by the coding sequence GTGGCCCGGATCAAGATCGTCACCGACAGCACGGCGGACATCCCTGAAGAGGTCGCTCGCGACCTGGGGCTGACGGTCGTTCCCCTGACCGTCTTCTTCGGGACCGAAGGCTTCCTCGACGGCGTCGAGCTCAAAGCCAAGGAGTTTTACCCGAAGCTGGTCGCCTCTCCGCATCACCCGAAGACATCGCAGCCTTCACCGGCCGACTTTATCGCCGTTTACAGCGCCCTCAAGAACGAGGCCGACACGATCATCTCCATTCACCTCTCGTCGCACCTCTCCGGGACGTGTCAATCGGCCCTCCTGGCCAAAGGGATGGTTGAGGGGGTGGACATCGAGGTCGTCGACACAAGAGGGGCGTCGATGTCCCTCGGGGTGACCGTCGTCGAGGCGGCCCGGGCGGTTCGGGCCGGCTGGTCGAAGGACCAGGTGATGGCCTTGATCGAGCGGAAGGCCAAGGAGGTCCACGTCTTCTTCTCCGTGGACACGCTGGAGTACCTCCGGCGCAACGGCCGGATCGGCAAGGCGGCCGCCCTGCTCGGCTCACTCCTCAATATCAAGCCCATCCTGTGGCTTGAAGACGGGGTGGTCGCCCCCTACGAGAAGGTGCGCGGTCAGGGGCGAGTCATCCCCCGCCTGGTCGAGTTGATCCAGGAGAAGATGGGTCCGGAGAAGCAGGTCCGGGTGGCCATCGTCCATGCCAACTGCCGAGACCACGCCGACCGGCTCCTCGAGGCGATTAAGGGCGTCTTCGAGGTGGACGAGGCGACGATCAACTTTATCGGGCCGGTCATCGGGGCCAACGTCGGC
- a CDS encoding beta-ketoacyl-ACP synthase III has translation MPNSLRSVGIAGLGVAAGEDILTNNDLEKIVETSDEWIKERTGISQRHIARPETATSDLAYQAAVEALAEAGVNGADLDLIIVATVTPDTIFPATACLLQARLGATRAAAFDLSVGCTGFLYALSVGSQLVASGADETVLVVGADTLSRITDYTDRGTCILFGDGAGAAVLKPVGKGEGILSTVLGADGSGSDLLILPAGGSRLPANPKTIEERLHFIKMNGNEVFRFAVKAVGEAADAAIAKAGLTRSEVDFFVPHQANRRIIDAAARRLGLPEDKVIINIADYGNMSAASIPTALHEAVRESRIKRGDVVVLVAFGAGLTWAAAALRWSL, from the coding sequence ATGCCTAATTCCCTCAGATCCGTGGGTATCGCCGGCCTCGGAGTGGCGGCCGGAGAAGACATCCTGACCAACAACGACCTCGAGAAGATCGTCGAGACCTCGGACGAATGGATCAAAGAACGCACCGGGATCAGTCAGCGACACATCGCCCGTCCCGAAACGGCCACCTCCGACCTGGCTTATCAGGCGGCCGTCGAGGCCCTCGCGGAAGCCGGTGTCAACGGCGCCGATCTGGACCTGATCATCGTGGCCACGGTCACTCCCGATACCATCTTCCCGGCCACGGCTTGCCTCCTTCAAGCCCGGCTCGGAGCCACCCGGGCGGCCGCCTTCGACCTCTCGGTGGGCTGCACCGGTTTCCTCTACGCCCTCTCGGTCGGAAGCCAGCTCGTGGCCTCGGGGGCCGACGAGACCGTCTTGGTCGTGGGGGCGGATACACTGTCGCGGATCACCGACTACACGGACCGGGGGACCTGCATCCTGTTCGGCGACGGGGCCGGGGCGGCGGTCCTGAAACCGGTGGGCAAGGGCGAAGGCATTCTTTCGACGGTCCTCGGGGCCGACGGTTCGGGCAGCGACCTCTTGATCCTACCCGCCGGCGGGTCTCGTCTGCCGGCCAACCCCAAGACGATCGAGGAGCGCCTGCACTTCATCAAGATGAACGGCAACGAGGTCTTCCGTTTCGCCGTCAAGGCAGTCGGGGAAGCGGCCGACGCGGCCATCGCCAAGGCCGGCCTGACCCGGTCGGAGGTCGATTTCTTCGTCCCCCACCAGGCCAACCGGAGGATCATCGACGCCGCGGCGAGACGGCTCGGTCTGCCCGAGGACAAAGTGATCATCAACATCGCCGACTACGGCAATATGTCGGCGGCTTCGATCCCGACAGCCTTGCATGAAGCGGTTAGGGAGAGCCGCATCAAGCGCGGCGACGTGGTCGTCCTGGTGGCCTTCGGGGCTGGGTTGACCTGGGCCGCGGCGGCCTTGCGTTGGTCCCTTTAG